Part of the Sphingobium lignivorans genome is shown below.
AGCATGGCGGTCACGAAGCCGAGCGAGGCGTGAGTCTGCTCACGCAGGATCGGTGCGATATAGGTAAAGACCGTGAACATGGCGCTGGACCCGAGGACCGTCAGGCCGAGGGCTGAAAGCACTGGCCCCCTCGAAAGGACGCGCAGCTCCGCCCGCATGTCGCCACCAGCCGGCGCCGGCAGCTTTGGAAGCGTGAGGCGCAGGGCGACCATCGTCACCACGCCGAGGCCGGAAATGCCCCAGAAGGCCGCGCGCCAGCCCAGCCCCTCGCCTGCCCAGGTGGCGAGCGGCACGCCGACCACATTGGCGATCGTCAGCCCCATGAACATGGCCGCGACCGCCCCGGCCTGCTTGTGCGGCGGGACAAGGCTCGCCGCGACGATCGACCCGACGCCGAAGAAAGCGCCGTGGTTCAGCGAGGTGATGACCCGTGCGATCAGCAGCAGCCCGTAGCTGCCTGCAATAGCGGAGAGCAGGTTGCCGGCGGTGAAGATGGCCGCGAGGCCGATCAGCAATGTGCGACGCGGGACGCGCCCCGTGGTCAACGTCATCAGCGGCGCGCCCAGCATGACGCCGATCGCATAGGCACTGATGAGAAGGCCTGCCGCGGGAATGGAAATGCCGAGGTCGCCGGCCATCACCGGGAGCAAGCCCATCGGCGCGAACTCGGTCACCCCGATGCCGAAGGCACCAACCGCGAGGGCGAGGAGCGGTGGATTGAATTTCATCTTTGGTTGCTCCCGATCCGGAGGTGAACAAGGCAGGATTTGAGTTCAACGCACAGATGGCTTGCCCGACGCGATTGCGGTAGAGAGGGCTGACACGAAGGATTTTTGCACTGGACGCAAAGATGCAGTTCAACTCCGATCGAGCCCGTTCACTTGAAGTGTTTGCCGCAGTAATCGAGCACGGCAGCTTCTCGGCCGCCGGTCGGGTCCTCGACCTGACTCCGTCGGCCGTCAGCCGAACGATCGACCGAATCGAGCAGCGGCTCGGGGTGAGATTATTGCTCCGAAGCACGCGGGCCCTCACGCTGACCGCCGAGGGCGCGGCCTATCTCAGCGCCGCGCGGCGCATTCTGGCCGACCTGGACGATGCCGAGCAGGCGATTGCGGATCGCGGGGCGCCGCGCGGACGGTTGCGGGTCAGTGCGTCACAGGCCCATGGCCGGCTCTGCATCGTCCCTCTGCTCAAGCCCTTCATGGCGCTTCACCCGCATATCCTGGTTGACATCAGCCTCAGCGACCGGCTCGTCGACATCGCTGGCGGCGAAGCCGATGTGGCGATCCGCTTCGGCCCGCTGGCCGACAGCGCACTGACGGCCCGCAAGCTCGGCGAGAATGGCCGGATCATTGTCGCGTCCCCGGCCTATCTGGCCGAGCACGGCACGCCGCTCGTCCCGGAGGATCTCCATCGGCATAACTGCCTCAATTTCAATTTCAGGCGCGCCGAACCGGTCTGGCCGTTTCGCAGGGACGGGCAGGACTATGCGCTGAGCGTCACGGGCAGCGTCGAGGCGAACAACGGAGAAACGCTCGGTCAGCTTGCCGCCGACGGGGTGGGCATCACGCGCGTGGGACGGTTCAGCGTCGCGCCGGAGATCGCATCGGGCCGGCTCATTCCCCTTCTCGAAGACTTCAACCCCGGCGACGTCGAATCCATTCACGCCGTCTTTGTCGGCGGCGCCAACATGCCGGCACGAGTCCGCGTGTTCGTGGACTTCCTTGTCGAGCGCCTGGGACCCGCTCATCCCCAGGGTTGATCGAGGTTCAGCACTGGCGCTCTGCGAGTAGAGGTCCATGATCCGGGTCGGTTACCCTTCCCCAACCGGCCCGACCTCAGTGCTTGATCGTGCACAGGGCCCCGCCGTCCACCGGCCAGGCGGCGCCGGTGACGAAGCTCGCTTCATCCGAGAGCAGGAACGAGACGACATGGCCGACTTCGGCCGGCTTGCCGCAGCGGTTCATGACGGACACCCAGCCGAGCGTATCAAGGCCCTTCTGCAGGTCGCCATCAAACATCTGCACCAGGACCTCGTTCAGCAGCGGCGTCTCGATCACGCCCGGTTCCACGCAATTCACCCGAATGCCTTTCGGGCCAAGATCCGCCGCTGCCGTCCGGGTGAGGCCGACCACGCCATGCTTCGCCGCATTATATGCCGCGCCACCTGCGAGACCCCGTTCCGAACCGATGGACGCCGTGTTGACGACGGCTCCACTGCCCTGCGCCACCATCTGCGCGAGCACGAAGCGCAGGCCGAGGAACACGCCCCGGAGATTGACCGCCAGAATGCGGTCATATTCATCGATCGGATATTCGTGGATGGGCGTGATGACTCCTTCCACTCCGGCATTGTTGAAGAAGCCATCGATGCGTCCGTGTTTCGCGACGGTCTGGTCGACATAGGCGCGCACGTCGGTTTCGCTGGCGCAATCGGCACGGATGAAATCCACCTCGCCGATCTTCGCGAGCTCGGCGGCCCGCTCCTCCAGCGAAGCGGCGATGTCGACCATCACCACCCGCGCGCCTTGTGCGGCGAGAATGCCCGCGGTGGCATAGCCGATCGCGCCGGCGGCACCGGTGATGATGATGACGCGATCCTTGTGGCTGGGCATGGCCGGTTATCCTTTGCGAAAGGGAAGCGTGAGGAGAAAGAGGATGAGGCGCGGTGACAGCAGCTTCAGGGCAGCGCGCGCTTCCTGCGGCTTGAGCCGGGCGCTCATCGGCATGGTGCCGAACACCTTGCCCTTGATGACGAGATCATTGCCGTCCCGCTCGATGGCCGAAACCTGCATGAGCTCGGACTTGTCGGACGAATAGATCTTCATCCCACCCGTACCTTGTCGAAATCGACTCCAAGGTCGTCGAACATCACCTGCGCGGTGGCCCTGCCCGCGCCGAACACGCCGCCGCCGGGATGCTGGAACGGCCCCACGAGATAGAGCCGGTCCACGCCCGGCACGCGATACTGCCCCAGTTCCGGCGTCGGCCGATGCGCGCCGGACTGGTAGGTCGTCGTCGCGATGCCATGGAGATCGCCGCGCATGAAGCTGGGCGAGGTGCGCTCCATGTCGACCGGGGAATCCACATGCGCCTCCAGCAGGATCTCGCGGATGTTGGGAATGAACCGGGCCATGCGGTCGATCATCACCTCGGCATAAGCGCGCTTGCTGTCGTCCCAGCTCTGCCCGTCCGGCCGATGATAAGGCACATAGTCCCAGGCATGGAGCACGGCCTTGCCTTCAGGCGCGCGACTGGCATCGAACTGCGAGAGCGAGCCAAGGCCGATGAGCGGCGTGCGGACGAAGCCGCCATAGCGCAGGTCATCGAAGGCGCGGCGCAGCGTCTCGTAGCTGTCCGGCATCAGCTCGACCATCACGGCATCGACATCGGGCGCCGAGAAGCGCAGCGGCGCGTCGAGCGCGGCGTGAATGGTGATGCAGGCCGCGTCGGTGATCTGGGTGCGCAGTGCGCCGCTCGCCGCCTGTGCGTCCATGCCCGGCACCATGTCGGGCAGCAGATGCGGATGGATGGCGCCAATCACGGCCTCCCGTGCTGCGTGCCGCGTCCCGTCATCCAGCACGACACCGGTCGCGCGACCACCCGCGCTCGTCACTTCCCGCACCGATGCGCTGGCGATCACGGCGCCGCCATGATCCTCGATGCAGCGGATCAGCGAAGCGGTCAGGCTCCCGGAGCCGCCCCGTGCCACGCCGAAGCCGAAGCGCTCGAGAAAGCCGAGGAACACATACATGCCGATGCCGGTCGCCTTCTCGTCGGGCGAGACGAGGTTCTCACCGGCCACCCGCGCGAAATGCATGCGCACCTCGTCGCTCTCGAACAGCTCGCACAGATGATCGTGGCTCGACATCTGCATGACGCGCCAGAGCTCGCGTCCTTCATGGCTGCTGTCGAGCATCGCATTGCCCGCGCCGACGGGCATGGGCGGCGTGTAGAGCGACGCCTGGATCATCGGCAGCCATTGGGCCGCCTGCGCGGAGATCTGCCGGAAGGCCTCCGCATCCTTCTGCGAGAAGCGCGCGATCGACGCGGCTGACCGCTCCGTATCGCGATACAGCTTCAGCGTCCGCCCATCCTCGAAGACGGACATCATGGGCACGTCCGGGAACAGATAAGTGAGGCCATAGCGGGACTTGAGGCCCAGCTCGTCATTCACCAGCATCGGATTGCCCTGAATGAAGATGTGGCTCATCGAGTGCTGGTCGTGCCGGAATCCCGGAAGCGTCAGCTCGCGCGTGACGACACCGCCGCCGAACCAGGCATTGCGCTCGAGCACCAGCACCTTGCGGCCGGCCACGGCGGCATAAGCGGCCGCGACGAGGCCATTGTGGCCGGAGCCGATCGCGATGACGTCGTAATCAGCCATGGTCCCGCTTCATCCTCTTCGAGCCGCGACGGCGCGGCATGTCAAACTCCGCCCGGATGCTCACACGCATGCCGAGACCACCAGGTCGGACAGTTTCTGGAAACGCGCGATATTCGCCGCCTGCGTCATCACGCCGGCCGTCAGGCACGCGAAGCTCACATCCAGCGCCGGGTCCACCCAGAAGAGTGCGCTCCCCGCGCCATAATTGCCGAACGTCTCCGGACTGGTGAGCGTGCCGAGCTGATGATGCCCGATGCGCGTCCCGCGGACGTTGAAGCCCAGCCCCATATAGGCGGGCATTTCCTCCCACCCCATGCGCAGGTGGACGGCGCGATACAGTTCGTTGGGGAAATCGCCCGTGTGCACCTGCCGCGCGAGCCGCACCATCTGCGGGGAGAGGATGCGCACGCCATCCAGCTCGCCGCCGCGCCGAAGCATCTCCGCGAAGCGGGAGAGGTCGGGCACGGTCGATGCGCAGCCGACATGGGGCGCTTCCACGTCCGGGTCCTCGAACAGCGCATGATCGCCGGGGATGGTGCGCGAGAGATGCCGGATGGGAACCGTGCCGCGCATGTCGGGCCGGACGTGGCGCGCATTCAGGTCCGCGCGCAGGCCCATGGAACTGTCGGTCATGCCGAGCGGTTCGAACAGGTCCTCGCGCAGGATGTCCCGGAAGCGCCGCCCCTTGGGATCGGTGCGCCGCAGCGCTTCCCCCATCAGCACATGGTTCGCGAGAGGCGAATAATCGCAGCGGGTGCCCGGCTCCACCGTGCCATGGACATGCGCGATCACGGCTTCGAAGAGCTCGTCCAGCCGGTCGAGATACATGTCCGGCCGGGGCATCCAGACCCCCGGCATCCCGGCGGTGTGGGACAGGAGATGGAAGAAAGTCGCGCGGTTGCGCGGCTCGCCGGTGAATTCGGGGAGGATGTCGCTTACCCGCGTCGTGAGGGCGAAGCGGCCTTCCTCAATGGCGCGCAGGATCAGGATGTTGGTGAAGGCCTTGCTGGTCGAGAAGATGGAGAAAACGCTGTCCTTCGACAGTCTTTTCTCCCCCGCGCCATCGGCAAAGCCGATCGCCTCGTCGAAACCGATGACGCCGCCCCGCATCACGCGCAGCACCGCGCCATAATAGGCGCCGGCGCCCACGTCGGCCTCTATCACTGCCTTGAGGTGATCCAGCCGCTCCCGCCAGAAACCGCTCATGCTCCCCTCCCCGGCCCTAGCCCGCCGCGATGATGCCGCCGTCGATGGCCAGCATCGCGCCGTTGATGAAGTCCGCATCCTCGCCGATCAGGAACGCGACAGCCCGGGCGACATCCTCCGGGCGCCCATTGCGGCGCAGCGGTATCCCGGCGGCACGACGCTCATAATCTTCCGCCGAAACGAAACCCGCCGTCGCGGGCGTGGGCACGGAGCCCGGCGCGATGGCATTCACCCGGATGCCCCGTGGGCCGAGCTCGCCGGCAAGGACGTTGGTGAGCGCGGCCACCGCGCCCTTGATCGCCGTATAAGCGCCCGTGTTGGGACGCCCGCGATAGGCAACGGGCGAGCTGTAATTGATGATCCATCCCTTGCTCGCCTCGGGATCGCGATGCGCCAGAAACGCCTGCACGCCCCAGAAGACGGACTTGAGACCGCTCGCGATCATGCGGTCCAGCGTCTCCTCGGTCACCCGCTCGATCGGCTCATAGACCAGATAGGAAGCATTGTTGATGAGCGTATCGACTGGCCCATAAGCC
Proteins encoded:
- a CDS encoding serine hydrolase domain-containing protein, whose amino-acid sequence is MSGFWRERLDHLKAVIEADVGAGAYYGAVLRVMRGGVIGFDEAIGFADGAGEKRLSKDSVFSIFSTSKAFTNILILRAIEEGRFALTTRVSDILPEFTGEPRNRATFFHLLSHTAGMPGVWMPRPDMYLDRLDELFEAVIAHVHGTVEPGTRCDYSPLANHVLMGEALRRTDPKGRRFRDILREDLFEPLGMTDSSMGLRADLNARHVRPDMRGTVPIRHLSRTIPGDHALFEDPDVEAPHVGCASTVPDLSRFAEMLRRGGELDGVRILSPQMVRLARQVHTGDFPNELYRAVHLRMGWEEMPAYMGLGFNVRGTRIGHHQLGTLTSPETFGNYGAGSALFWVDPALDVSFACLTAGVMTQAANIARFQKLSDLVVSACV
- a CDS encoding SDR family NAD(P)-dependent oxidoreductase, translated to MPSHKDRVIIITGAAGAIGYATAGILAAQGARVVMVDIAASLEERAAELAKIGEVDFIRADCASETDVRAYVDQTVAKHGRIDGFFNNAGVEGVITPIHEYPIDEYDRILAVNLRGVFLGLRFVLAQMVAQGSGAVVNTASIGSERGLAGGAAYNAAKHGVVGLTRTAAADLGPKGIRVNCVEPGVIETPLLNEVLVQMFDGDLQKGLDTLGWVSVMNRCGKPAEVGHVVSFLLSDEASFVTGAAWPVDGGALCTIKH
- a CDS encoding LysR family transcriptional regulator, whose protein sequence is MQFNSDRARSLEVFAAVIEHGSFSAAGRVLDLTPSAVSRTIDRIEQRLGVRLLLRSTRALTLTAEGAAYLSAARRILADLDDAEQAIADRGAPRGRLRVSASQAHGRLCIVPLLKPFMALHPHILVDISLSDRLVDIAGGEADVAIRFGPLADSALTARKLGENGRIIVASPAYLAEHGTPLVPEDLHRHNCLNFNFRRAEPVWPFRRDGQDYALSVTGSVEANNGETLGQLAADGVGITRVGRFSVAPEIASGRLIPLLEDFNPGDVESIHAVFVGGANMPARVRVFVDFLVERLGPAHPQG
- a CDS encoding MFS transporter — translated: MKFNPPLLALAVGAFGIGVTEFAPMGLLPVMAGDLGISIPAAGLLISAYAIGVMLGAPLMTLTTGRVPRRTLLIGLAAIFTAGNLLSAIAGSYGLLLIARVITSLNHGAFFGVGSIVAASLVPPHKQAGAVAAMFMGLTIANVVGVPLATWAGEGLGWRAAFWGISGLGVVTMVALRLTLPKLPAPAGGDMRAELRVLSRGPVLSALGLTVLGSSAMFTVFTYIAPILREQTHASLGFVTAMLVTYGVGLTVGNWLGGRYADRSVDRTLIVTLASLTVILMLFAMLMPYAAPTAVLVFLWGVASFALVPPLQVRVMTAAAEAPNLASAVNIGAFNLGNAIGAALGGAVIAAGLGLPAVSLAGAATSALGLAAVVYAGRGGARRQREVFCNEAG
- a CDS encoding glucose 1-dehydrogenase, encoding MSAGSLAGRNVLISGAGRGLGEAIAAHLASLGAVVAVCDINEEAAAEVAARIISAGGEAVAYGGDLGAREVFHETMAAFARAYGPVDTLINNASYLVYEPIERVTEETLDRMIASGLKSVFWGVQAFLAHRDPEASKGWIINYSSPVAYRGRPNTGAYTAIKGAVAALTNVLAGELGPRGIRVNAIAPGSVPTPATAGFVSAEDYERRAAGIPLRRNGRPEDVARAVAFLIGEDADFINGAMLAIDGGIIAAG
- a CDS encoding phytoene desaturase family protein, translating into MADYDVIAIGSGHNGLVAAAYAAVAGRKVLVLERNAWFGGGVVTRELTLPGFRHDQHSMSHIFIQGNPMLVNDELGLKSRYGLTYLFPDVPMMSVFEDGRTLKLYRDTERSAASIARFSQKDAEAFRQISAQAAQWLPMIQASLYTPPMPVGAGNAMLDSSHEGRELWRVMQMSSHDHLCELFESDEVRMHFARVAGENLVSPDEKATGIGMYVFLGFLERFGFGVARGGSGSLTASLIRCIEDHGGAVIASASVREVTSAGGRATGVVLDDGTRHAAREAVIGAIHPHLLPDMVPGMDAQAASGALRTQITDAACITIHAALDAPLRFSAPDVDAVMVELMPDSYETLRRAFDDLRYGGFVRTPLIGLGSLSQFDASRAPEGKAVLHAWDYVPYHRPDGQSWDDSKRAYAEVMIDRMARFIPNIREILLEAHVDSPVDMERTSPSFMRGDLHGIATTTYQSGAHRPTPELGQYRVPGVDRLYLVGPFQHPGGGVFGAGRATAQVMFDDLGVDFDKVRVG